A stretch of DNA from Acanthochromis polyacanthus isolate Apoly-LR-REF ecotype Palm Island chromosome 21, KAUST_Apoly_ChrSc, whole genome shotgun sequence:
gaggtaaagaaaaaaaattatcagccaattttattaaattttccCTACTGGAATTTAGCTTTTAAATCAAATAATGCAAAATTTTGAGTTTAATTCCACAAAATgttaagttgatgcaattacCAGCATTATTATGTCAACACAGACCACAAAAATGATATATGCAACTTAAAGGCTTCATGCaaatcattaaaaatcattagaAATGTTCGCTTGCAATGTGCGTTTAATTAGATGCTGGGAACAGGTTCCTTCTATTGCATTTCAGAGTGTGGGAGGAAACTGGGCGGGACTGTTGGTGGATGATCTCACAGTGCTACCActcctttgtgtcttttgtttactctttgtcaggattttcaggatttctaaaTATATAAATTGGACGAACGTCTGCTAGTTTAGTTGCTTGTGCTTGTAAAAGACTGAAGAATTGACATTTACAGCTATAATTTGCTGATACATTTGTCATTATTGTTACCAGTCAAATCTACAAAGCCTTTTACTATAAATTGACTAATTAAAAAGTGAATTAAGAAAAGGGAGCAAGAGGAGGAAGAATCTCTTCTGTGCATGCTTTCATTATACAGTGAATTTCACTTTCTTCTTGAAGTTAGTGTCCAACACTATCTGGATTCTTGTCTTTTTCCTATTCTTTTAACCACTCAGAATGCATCCGGTGCATAAAATGTAACGGCACTTTTCAAAGTTTGCACATAAATGTGTAGACAACAGCTTAACTTATCTTTGGTTTAGTGCTGCTGGTTGCTTTGGGTGTCCAGCAGCATAAAAACAGATTCAGTTGGACTAGATTTTATGTATCTTGGCACGAAATAAGTCAGACTCTTTGCATAGGtgaaagttcttttttttccagttttctttttttaattacaaatgCATTTATATGCAGAtctggttttgttttcattggaATGCAGACCGCTGTGCTCTGCCCAAGCTTTACTCCTGGATCCCTCTTTACAAACTTGATCCTGCCTGAACCCCTCGTCACCATTGAGCGAGTGCGGAGGAATGAGGCGAACACAATGGCAGCGCTCCACAAAAGGGGAGCAGACAGCCGGGCAGATGTTCTCTTGTCCCCCGATACTCCAAAAAATACTGATTCACTGCCGTCACATAtcctgcttttttgtttgtttagcaCACGTGGTTTGAATCTATAATTTAATTGTAGTCTCAAGAATGATTGAAGGTCTCAGAGGGTGGACGGGCCTACTTTAAACTCCTCTGATTGTCGCGCAGCTGCTGGTCTGAAAGAACGCAGGGTGAATAGCGATAGGCTGAGAGGGTCAGAGGTCACCTTTGTGATTCCTGCTGCTCTCCTAGAACCCCTTTTATTCTGCAATCTCTGCGTAATGCTGTACAGATGTTACCCCAAGTCTGAGTGTTTCTAATTCCACATCTGGATGTGAGTGCGGGACAGATGGATTGCAGggtgctgtttgtctgtctgcgcTCACATGGATCCTTTTTTATGCCCGTGTGTGTGAACTCCATCCCGTGGGAAAGGCCTCTGGCTGTTAGACTGGAGTGAATGTGTAATGATGCGTAAGTCGCCCTTTCAGCTGAGCCCCGCTCGTCCTCTGCAGCACGGGGAGCTCACAGCAACAGTCTGAGCAAAATGTTTCAGATATGTTTTTCAGAGCTCACAGTTTGACTCCCGATTATACGGAAAAGTCTCATTTGAATTGCAGAAAACTGTGGGCTTGTTCCTCCTGGTGAACCATAAAGACCTGACAGGAAATGagttaaaatttcaaaataaaacattaaacaacGGTGGATGAAGCAATTAAGAAGGTGTTGCTTTAATAGAGCAAATGCACTTAAACAAGTAtgttttgaggtttttttttaaataattgagAGGAAATCAATTGTACAATTCTAACTTTTTACTTTTCTAATActttgttattgtaaatatcaACAATGTTTGCACCTATATCTGTCACATTCTTTTGTATATTGAGTCCTCTTGAATCTATCTATGTTTTTGCTAGTGATCGTTGTTAAATAGCTTTAATTTCAAGCCTTTTCTCCTTTTTAGGCTGCAAGACGAGATTTCCCTCCGGCAGGATGCAGAGAACAACTTGAGCGGCTTCAGACAGGTGATTCTGCTTCCTAGAATCACAAGCTAAATAGTTTAGGTGTTCAATATGTCTGACTGTCTGATCTCATCCCTCTGTGTGACTCATTCTTTGCAGGACGTGGATGAAGCAGCTCTAAATCGCGTCCAGTTAGAGAGGAAGATCGAAGCCCTGCAGGATGAGATAAACTTCCTAAAAAAGATCCACGAGGAGGTGAGAGTACAAATTTAAAGCAGGAGGGGAAACATGACAAATATTGAGGCAACTTTGAGCATGATTTCTCttattactttttcttttcaggAGCAGCGTGAGTTGCAGGAGCAGATCTTGGCCCAGCAGGTCCACGTTGACCTGGACGTGTCCAAACCGGACCTGACTGCTGCTCTTAGAGACATCAGGGTCCAGTATGAAAGCATGGCCACTTCAAACATGCAGGAGACCGAGGAATGGTACCGGTCCAAGGTGAGAACGTGCAGATTTTAGTTTCATGAAACGTGCAGGGATGAGAAGCAGATTTTTACAGAGCAAAATGACATCAGATGATTTTACAGTGTGCTCACAAATATATAAAGATGAGTAAACAAGATAGTGGGCCTGTTCCTACTGGTGAACCAAACAAGCTGTTGTATGCTTTTGTGCACAGTTTGCTGACCTGACAGATGCAGCCAATCGAAACGCAGAAGCCCTTCGACTGGCCAAGCAGGAGGCCAACGAATATCGCCGTCAGATCCAAGTGGTGACCTGTGACCTGGAGGCTCTCCGAGGAACAGTGAGTCcactaaaacacagaaatgtgaaaacttTATCGACTAATAATCAGAAAGcagtccttctgtctttctgtctcttcagGCAGCCTAGATGGTTATATTTTCTATAAGAAACCTTAAACCTgaactgattttaaaatgaaattctgACTTCAAAAAGGTTTCTGCACTCAGAGACCTTTAGAACACtgcaattttgttttgttggatatgttgttttttagcaCAACTCTGCAATTGAAGCGCTGACTTTCGGCTTTAAAGGACCAGGGTGTAGAATTTTGAAGATCTATTAGCAGAAATTCAAATTAGCATAAAATCTCCTGTGCTTATGAGTTGCTGCATTTTTGGGTATAGCTTAGTGTGAGatttttatatcaacatgaCAGACTCATTTTCCACAAAGGCTGCCATGTTTCTACAGCAGCCCAGAATGGACAAACAGTACAATGGCTCTAGAGGGAGTTTTTACATTGAATTCACAGCTTGACTCTTGCAGCATTAAAGCACCAATAATCAGTTTTTGCTGGTTCTGGCTAACCAGTTTGTGCTGCGAGAagtttaaattaaacatttaatgctCAAAATTTCCTTGAAAgtgaaatgaaactgaaattaaGCGGAAATTTAGGATGAAATTAAACAGCCATTAGTAGAAATTTAGCAGAAGTTAAGTATTTGATGCACGCTTAACTTCTGTGAAACTGAGATTTCAATTATATTAAGCCTAAATGATATTAAAATTAAGCTAAAATCAAGCAGAAATTAAGTGTTTGATGTTAACAATTTCCTTGAAGCTGAAATGATgctgaaaataaactgaaatttaGTGGGGATTTAGCAGAAAATAAGTGCTTGAAGCTGAAATTAAGTATGCGATGCTCAAAATGTCCTGGAAGAAGACCATCCTCTAGTTAATATGTCCCATCCAATGCTGAAACAAAATGCAAGCCGATGATAGTAGCTGCAGCAGAAGTAACTTCCAGAGTAACTGTagaagcagcagacagaggTAAATGTGTTGGCAGcagttttcctttaaaactAATGTGAGCAGAGCATTAGATGAGACCTCAGTTAACTAATATCAGATGATGGTGTCTTCAGCagcagagttcatcctgttttcttctctctcctccttgaGAACGAGTCTCTGGAACGCCAGCTGCGGGAGATGGAGGACCGCTGCACCATGGAGACGGCCGGTTACCAGGATACAGTGAGAAGCCTGGAGGAGGAGATCCAGGCGCTGAAAGAGGAGATGGCGAGACACCTGCAGGAGTACCAGGACCTCCTCAACGTCAAACTGGCTCTGGACATTGAGATCGCCACCTACAGGAAGCTactggagggagaggagagcaggTGAGAGGTCGAACAAATGATTGGATCTGACATCAGCCATAAATCAACTGTATGTAACACGGATCTTTCATCTCTTTTCCTGCAGGATCACCATTCCAGTTCAGAGCTTTTCCAACCTGCAGTTTAGAGGTCAGCATCAACCTGAACTCATATTTCCTTCTCATAGATGATTTACCTGCTTTTGCTTGTGGGACGTGTGAATCTCAGAAGATGAAATTGATTTTTGTTCGtagaaaagacattttcaccTGATTGTGACACTACAAGAAGTGGGGAAAAAAGGCCTTATATTTTGGAGACTGTGAATATATCCAAGAAGCAAGTCAGACTTATTCATAGTGCACatattaaaagaacaaatttagAGCAAAGGCTGTACAGTATTTTAGGAACATAAGCATAAAATGGACCAAACAGATCAACAGATACAAAATACTAAAGTTTCTGATACACTCAAAACCTAAGTAATGACTTGCAGTAGTCAAGTCcagattaaataaaaacttgaaTGACTATACTTGTAGAGCTCTTATAGATGGGACGAGTTTAATTCTTGAAGTGACTCCTGGTTGGAACAAACTGGCTTTAACAACTGAACTAATTTGTTATTGTGTTTCAGGGGTCAAAGATAAAGGTCAGGAGCTCTGACGTCGTCTGAAAATCCTTAGTTTTTCCAGACACACACATGATTTTTTggacacaaaaatgcacagttgcagcaattcattttttttcacctttcgACAGCAACACAACGAATTGATGAAGTGAAACATCTCACTTATTATCTTTCTTTTCACAGGTGGGTTTCTGACTCCAAGTCAAGAATCCTCTGCCACAGAATGAACCTTTAACAAATCCTGGAAAAATCTCCTTGCCATGCTGATGTGTACAGAGAACAAACAACCACTGGCACATGAGGTTTAAATTGGAGTGGAATCAGGCGGAGAGAAGTTCGGGTACCAACAT
This window harbors:
- the gfap gene encoding glial fibrillary acidic protein; the protein is MESQRVQSSYRKRFGPQGSGSTAVRVGGLSSSRLSWHGTPRNLTHSSPISRISMGSTSTALLLGSPADRLDFSADSLMKAQFKEIRTNEKMEMMGLNDRFASYIEKVRLLEQQNKVLVAELNQLKGKEPSHLGDIYQEELRELRRQVDGLTAGKARLEIERDNLAADLATLKQRLQDEISLRQDAENNLSGFRQDVDEAALNRVQLERKIEALQDEINFLKKIHEEEQRELQEQILAQQVHVDLDVSKPDLTAALRDIRVQYESMATSNMQETEEWYRSKFADLTDAANRNAEALRLAKQEANEYRRQIQVVTCDLEALRGTNESLERQLREMEDRCTMETAGYQDTVRSLEEEIQALKEEMARHLQEYQDLLNVKLALDIEIATYRKLLEGEESRITIPVQSFSNLQFRETNLDTKTPEAHVKRSILVRTVETRDGEIIKESTTEHKDLP